AGGGTTACATCATTGCCAAACCTAGTCCTGGAAAACCATACAACTACAGTTTAGTTAGTTGAACCACTCACAGACAAACCTCATATCCAAGCTATCTCAATGTATTACAGACATTGAATTCACTGAAGCTGAAGATGGGGTTTGACAATGTATAAAACATCCAATTCCATTCCCAAATGCTTTCACACTGGTTGGTCATTTTCAAGGCAGCAAGACAACACACAGATGACATATTAACTTATTTATTAGAATTGTACAAAGATGGCAGCATACAAGGTAAGGTATTAACACAAGGCTGTATCTACTATATGGCAGGTTATGATTACAACAGGATATAAAGTGATATCAAAAACAACAGTAGCGTCAAAAGCAATGTCCTGCATAAGAAAAGGCTAATGGAAATTAAGCTAGATTATTGAGCACACACTGAGCAACATTCAAACAGTTGGTCAACATTTATTCATCAACATGCCGAATAAATGCAAGCTCATTAGTGTGACTATTAAGGATACTTGATGGAGGAATAATATGGGATAGAAAGTCGTTAAACAGGCAGCTAGTTATTCCAGTGATTTCATCTCCACCTCTGCGGGGGCTGGTGTCTTCTGAGACTGGGAGGACGTGGCGGTGGGGGGTGGTGTCAGCCGGGGGTAAAAGGGACCTACCAGCCAGTTGAGGGACGTGTTGTTAACCAGGTAGTCCATGACGTCGTCCAGCGACTCCTTCATCTTGCCCAGCTGGGCTTTGCTGCTGGCCAGCACGCCGTCCGACAGGTCCCCAAACGCCGCAGCTTTGCTGAAGCTGGAGTAGACCTGGGAGGCTGAGTAGCTGAGGAACAGCGCCTCCTTCTGGATGTTCTGGGGAAGGCCCTGCAGGCCAGACACCAGTACCTGGCATGTTGTCTGCAGCTGCTGGGTGAGGGAGCGTGCTATAGCCAGGGTCCTTGACTCTATATTCTGGGGGATAAATGATGAAGACCATTTAATTCACCTGTACCTTCACATAAAATAAAGTAGCTTTTTCCTCAAGGAGTagccaaataaaataaatatgcaaTTTGGATGCAAAACTGCAAGAGATGGTCCATGTACAATATGATGTGGCTAAAATGGTATTCTATGATGAGTGCTCTTTAGTATGGTCATTACCTCAGCCTCATTGCCATCTCCTTCCTCATTAGACTTCCACTCAATCAGGGAGCTCAGTTTCACTTTCACCTTCTGGTTAGCTCCGTCAATATTCTTTCTGGCGTATTCAATCTAAAAGGTTTGAAAACTAAATGATAGACTTCACAACGAACATCTCATTCCCACATAATTTATATGAATCCAGTGCAAGGGAACCTCATGAGATCTTATTACATCTCATGGAAGACAGTTAAAATAATTTCCATTTACTGCAGAATTTACACATTCTATGGAGAATaaagttttacatttacatttaagtcatttagcagacgctcttatccagagcgacttacaagtacatacattcatactttttttgtactggccccccgtgggaatcgaacacacaaccctggcgttgcaagcgccatgctctaccaactgagccacatggggcCTCTTTCCATTTCCACTTCTATCATTTGATGTCAACActcaccaggtctacagtgtggtTGAGTTGTGAGATGGACTCCTGGCTGCGCTGCTTGGCATCTTTGACCTGGGCCAGAGCCTTGTGGTATGCCCTCTTACGCAGCTTGGTAGACAGAGAGCCCAGACGGACATAGTAGCTAGGTGCATCCTTCGCCACGTCGAATCCTTCGACCATCTTAGCCTCCATTTCTGTCAAGGTGAAAAGAGGAACATGAAATTAAAGCATCAATCAGGAGTTGAAACAATAAAAGGGAATTAGGactagagaaatgtaaccactctcatatTCAAAgatagctatggatgcaaggactgaccatccatggtatcaaaattatagttttaaccatgttttcgGGCTATACAGTGATTGTTTACATTTTGTTCACAAACATTGGATTAGAAGAAGCTTAtactttgggttctgatggggtacgacagttgaactaagctcatgaggcatttataaattatattcttcaagaatcaatgggtgcgTATTGAGTTTATTGACAACATATATGTTTTGGAAGTGTTGTATGAAACATTGTGTACCCGATTAGCTGCCTTTTCTCCGGAATGTGGATGAAGATCAACAGCATAGCTAAATAGTATCAATGACTGATCTTAATGCTCTTTGGTGTTTTTGCTAGCCCCAGTCCAATTCTTCAGTCATCACTGAGAATCCATTGTAAGAGACTGTTAGGTTATAAGCCTAGCTCTCACTCACCCAACTCGTCCTCAGTGCAAGGCAGGTACTGGTCCACCAGGCTCTCGGAGGTGGTGAGTGCCGTGTCCATTCCGTTGCTGACCATCTGGGCCACACGGCTCTCCATGACCGTATTCACGCTACCGTTGACCGCAGCCCGGGTCATCTGCATACCATCCTGGACCGCAGCACGGGTCATCTCCACTCCGTCCAGCACGGCACCCCTGGTCCGGTCCACTGCATTGGTCAAGGTGTGGGACACACTGTCCTTGGCCCCTGTGACGGTGTCGGACACCACGTCTTTGGCACCGGTCACAGCATACTTGGCGTTGGCGACAATCTAGACAGGAAGAATGGGATAGGGAGAAAAAAGGTTGTTTTTCATTTAACCAGGAAAGTCACATTGAGATTGAACTTAATCTTTCAAATGAGTGAGCCCTGGCCTTTGGATTACCGCTGACTGACTAGACACTTTCTTACGACAGAGGGAGAGCACGGTCCAAATAGATGATGCGTCACTGATTTTGACACACAGGTTATGAGTCATTGCTCCTCCCTCTATGGTTGGCCAACCTGACTGGCATCCGCTTGATTCATTGTGAAATGCGGTGTTGCGTTGTGTCATTCGGTACCAAGTAATAACTGGGCAGTGAGAGTCATGTACCTGCTCAGAAGGCTGGTGCAGGATTGGCAAGGTCTTCTCAATCTTATCCAGACCTTTACAGGCCAAGTCATTGGCCATGGAAACTGGTGGCAGAAAAAGAGGGCATAACATTATAAGCAAAATGTTTCACATTCAAGGTTGGGAAGGGAGAGTCACAAATTGTAGCACTACAGAAGAATACTAAAAAAGTGTTACTGGTTCAAGACAAGGCCAAAGATGTGCTTACTAGGTGAAAGGTTATGTTGTTGAGCAACAGCTCATAGATGACTGGACAGACTTCCTACTCCTTACACAATTAGGAAGTGTAACACAATATTTCTTTCCACGATCTaatgctgagcgattaaccaatATTTCCGGGATTTTCGgttattaaacaactaattgaccgatgTCGGTTCAATTGCTTGAATTCCATTTACTTCGGGGGTTTTGTGAGCCCAACGCGCCGTTTCACTAGAGAAAATTCTAATCATTCACGAGAGAAATAAACTCAATAACTACGTGGGTCGCTGGGCTAAAGCGAGTTGTAGTTTTTATTAATCTAATATTCAACCTATTTCAGTGCATaaatgtggtaattaactacaatgacgaTAATCCATTGCGCCAGTTTTTTTCGGCTCAGGCAGAGATATAGTTAGGTTAGATACAAACACCGCATAGACCGCAAGGGATAGAGACAGTTCGTGATAGTATGTCTTATCTTTGAAGAACCAGTACAATTATTTTGTCAGACAGTTCTGCAGCTAGCCTAGCTAAATTGGGGTGCTGAGAAATataataattaaataaaaaatatattttaaagttTTGGTTTTTGAAAAAGGTAGACCTGTATATCCGACCGATATGGGCTTCTGTAGCGATGGGTGTATTCTCAGCACCCCGCTTTGGAATTGCCATTAAAAAGCTCCAAAGTAACtgtaatgtttaaaaaatattatCGAAACCGAAAAACCCTGCCTATTTCTTTATCATCGAAACCAAACCGACCTAGAAAAGCACAGTATTTCTGTAATAAGCATATGTTTAAAATCTTATACTAGAAATACCATTCTGGCAAAGCGCTTGCTTTTCCATTTTCAGCTCTCTAAATTTGACCACCACATAGGAAATGAATCAAAATAGATTAAACTCAATATGTAGGTCTACGTTAGTGAAAATAAACGAGGTGGCTATAGATTTGGTAATGGCTACAGATTCTTACTTTGTGGCTCCAGCTTGCCGATGATGGGTGCTGCACCGGTGAGCGCTGCAGTGGTGAGGTTCCTAACCCCCTGCTCGGCCACCTCACACATAGACTTGAGGTAGGGGTGGTTATCCTTGGTGGTGCAGTAGGCACTGGACACCATATCATAGGTAGAGCTCACCAAGGGGAGGCTGGCCACCCTCTCAACTACATTCTGGTGAGAAATGAGTTGAAAATGGATGTTAGAACACTGCGTGTTACAATATCTCAAGAGTAATGTCAGCAATGCTACAAGTAGAAACCCTAAGTATGCTATAGGCTTCTGAATTTGTAGCTTTTCCTTCAGATTTAAGATGAGCAACCTAACCCATCTGAGGTCCAAAGGATCAATGCCTAGCATCTCCTGACTAAAGTTGGCTACTGTAGTATGAAACTTTAACTTGCTATACTTTATCATAACATtggacctgtaaacacacaatcaaaaataaagacaaacctaTAACCATGCCAACTGAATGTCAACTATTTGAGGAGTTGTAGCCTACTTTCGATAATTTTCTGTATATGCACTTATATCCTGTTTCATTATCAGCTGGCACACACTACTTTGACCCGTTTCACTCCCCAAAAGAGACACACCTGGTTATTGACGACTTCAACGACTTCCATGTCTGCAAACCTAAACAAGAGGAGAAAGACAAATTCATGTTTTGGACATTTCATTTCTTTCAACAATACAAAAATAGGTTATTTTCTGCTGCATTGCTTTGATAAACTCACAAGGAAAAAATACGATTTAATATTTCAACATCATTATGTCTACTCAATTATCTACCTAAACAACAACAGGGAAAGTGATATTGATTGATACAGTGTAGCAGCAAACGTTACTGTATGCTGTAAAATTCGAAAGAGGAACTCTCGCGTTCAGACAAATATCCACCAAATTGGTTGATAATGAAATCAAATAAACACAAAAGTATGATAATAATGTTTTAAACAAGGTTACCTACCACGTTAGTTGGTTAATTTTGGTGAATGATGATGATCCCAGCAGTGTAATAACTTACTCCGTTTCAGGTTTGATTTGATTGTGAACTAACAACGTCCCATTTATATTCTCTGCTTCTCGCGAGATATTGCTAATAACTTGACGTAATCGCCACAAAAAAATCTAGGGCAAAGGTAACGAGGGGGGAAATGGCAGGGGATTTCCTAGATAAATGAATGGCCTGACACAGTCCTGCATCAGTTGAGGATAAACGATGTCAGACATTTAACACATTGCATGTGGTAGCTTCTTACACGAACAACCTCTATAGTGGGTATCCCATAGATgatatatttatttttgtatgATTACTGGGATAACATGTATACGAATATATAATGTACAGCTGTTTGGATTCTATTCCACATTCATTCAGATATTCCTTTTTAATAACCCTTAAAGTAGGCGGTGGCCATTTCGGGAATACATCCCTAGCCAAAAAGTCATTGAATTTCATAGACTGACCGGCTATTGAACCTAGGTTTTACGGTACTAGAGTCTTTACAGTGAGGGTTGTCAGAAGAATGGATACTTTTATCAAACCATTTAGGCTGTATGACCTAACTGTGTGTTACACTATAATTACAATGGCTGTAATACAGTGTAATTCATACTTAGACTATGAATCATCATGCCATGTGATTTTGGAATACAGTATTACTCAATGAACTATTCCCCAGTTGGCCATCATTTTTGACCTTGCTCAAAAGTCTGGATTAAAGAGATATTGGACTAAAATAGACATTTCTACATAACTGAACTCCCTTTTCTTAGCTTTTTATATTTATAAGTATGGAAGTAGTGGTAAAGTAGGTTAAACCCTGAGCACCATGGGTAAATAGGTGGGCAAATGCTAATGAAAAAGGGGAAAAAATGATCTAGGGTAATAAAAAGGTGGGTAAAAGCAAAATTTACCCTCCACTACTTCAATAGTTCTAAATTGTAATAGACTAGAATTGACCCTTCCAATGACTAAGTGACGTTTGTGATTACTTTTCTGTTTTGATCTGGACTATAATCCAATCACATAGTGTCATATAGTGTCATATAATCCAATCACATAGTTATATAATTTTATTTGCCTGGCCTGatgtgatgtcaagcaaagtacAACCTGTGGACCAAGAACGAATGTCGTCACTTTATTGTTGCACTTTGGGATATCACCGTCAACTGTACAGAATCAGTAGGCCTACATAGCATGGACAATATGGGATATTTGACAAGTTGCAGTTGTCTAGAAGCACATAATACATGTGTAGCTTTGTGTTTTTGTCACGTTGGTTTTTGCTGTTTGGTTTAGGCTATGTCTCATGTGACATGAGAAACTGACAAGATTAGGTATTTGTACAGGATGTGGTAGGTTTTGTAATCCAACTTTATATAAATGTTTACTTAGTGTTGCTAGTAGTGAAAGCATCTTCAATGGCCTGTTGAGTGTGATCAAAGTTCATTGTCCTTACTTGACTTCTCTGACCGCATCTGAGTCATGCAAAAGCTTTATAGTTTATAGGTCTCTCCAGtagtggtgcgtgggtaaaatcactggagaagccagaaaaaaatgcattttacaacctacagtatgtgttgtgataattgcgtttgCTCTATaatctgttagttcatatgccttgtaaCTGTGATAtatatacggtgcattcggaaagtattcagaccccttgactgttcCACAATTTGTaatgtcacagccttattctaaaatggattaaataaaaaaaaatcctcatcaatctacacacaataccccataatgacaaagcaaaaacagggttttagaaattttag
Above is a genomic segment from Salvelinus fontinalis isolate EN_2023a chromosome 36, ASM2944872v1, whole genome shotgun sequence containing:
- the LOC129835145 gene encoding perilipin-2-like, translating into MEVVEVVNNQNVVERVASLPLVSSTYDMVSSAYCTTKDNHPYLKSMCEVAEQGVRNLTTAALTGAAPIIGKLEPQISMANDLACKGLDKIEKTLPILHQPSEQIVANAKYAVTGAKDVVSDTVTGAKDSVSHTLTNAVDRTRGAVLDGVEMTRAAVQDGMQMTRAAVNGSVNTVMESRVAQMVSNGMDTALTTSESLVDQYLPCTEDELEMEAKMVEGFDVAKDAPSYYVRLGSLSTKLRKRAYHKALAQVKDAKQRSQESISQLNHTVDLIEYARKNIDGANQKVKVKLSSLIEWKSNEEGDGNEAENIESRTLAIARSLTQQLQTTCQVLVSGLQGLPQNIQKEALFLSYSASQVYSSFSKAAAFGDLSDGVLASSKAQLGKMKESLDDVMDYLVNNTSLNWLVGPFYPRLTPPPTATSSQSQKTPAPAEVEMKSLE